From Vogesella sp. XCS3, the proteins below share one genomic window:
- a CDS encoding ABC transporter substrate-binding protein: MHSHSPFLRRLLAAAIAAGVLAGSAQADVIAATNPSAIPAQAKARKDTIVGAISAPQGIFNPYLFSNGWDENVTEVIFGRLVGLDAQGKLRAEQAESWQVSKDGLQYTLKLRKGLKFSDGSPFTADDVAFTLTFLHDPAYDGGTDISLAKIKGGDAYKAGKASSVEGIKVLNPQTIQITVTEPGATTLQLIGGPVLSRAWYGRGYQPGKLDELRQYSSKPLGAGPYIYDKFIPGQEVRFHANPYYFAGKPAVPNFIYRITSDATKLQLFQTGETDLEGFSINADNIEQLKALGFANLNIYNSSDYSLIEFNHNKPALKDVRVRQALTYALDRKKLVDVVYQGYGSVATLPLSPVSWAYDTKGVNPYNFDPAKAASLLDQAGWKLGSDGIREKGGQKLVVTLLATKSLFNDALIPIAKENFKRVGVELRPEVSDFNALLAKRKAGNFDLATFRTSGLNDPHDGVARFRSTENEVGYKNAQVDKLINAGNGTLDIGKRKAIYHQLYQVLANDAPLILLANRKLLYVNSSRIGNYQPDVFNGIFGSLPKLKIQY, from the coding sequence ATGCATAGCCACTCTCCCTTCCTGCGCCGCCTGTTGGCCGCAGCCATTGCTGCCGGCGTACTGGCCGGTAGCGCCCAGGCCGATGTAATTGCCGCCACTAACCCGTCGGCTATTCCGGCGCAGGCCAAGGCGCGCAAGGACACCATCGTCGGGGCCATTTCGGCGCCGCAGGGCATCTTTAACCCCTACCTGTTCAGCAATGGTTGGGACGAGAACGTGACCGAGGTGATCTTCGGGCGGCTGGTAGGGCTGGATGCGCAAGGCAAGCTGCGCGCCGAGCAGGCCGAGTCGTGGCAGGTCAGCAAGGACGGCCTGCAGTACACGCTGAAACTGCGCAAGGGGCTGAAGTTCAGTGACGGCTCGCCGTTTACCGCCGATGACGTGGCCTTTACGCTGACCTTCCTGCACGACCCGGCCTACGACGGCGGCACCGATATCAGCCTGGCCAAGATCAAGGGCGGCGACGCCTACAAGGCCGGCAAGGCCAGCAGTGTGGAAGGTATCAAGGTGCTGAACCCGCAAACCATCCAGATCACCGTCACCGAGCCGGGTGCCACCACGCTGCAGCTGATCGGCGGGCCGGTGCTGTCGCGCGCCTGGTATGGCCGTGGCTACCAGCCAGGCAAGCTGGACGAGCTGCGCCAGTACAGCAGCAAGCCGCTGGGTGCCGGGCCCTATATCTACGACAAATTCATTCCGGGCCAGGAAGTGCGCTTCCACGCCAACCCGTATTACTTTGCCGGCAAGCCAGCGGTGCCCAACTTCATCTACCGCATCACCAGCGACGCCACCAAGCTACAGCTGTTCCAGACCGGCGAAACCGACCTGGAAGGCTTTTCGATCAATGCCGACAACATCGAACAGCTGAAGGCGCTGGGTTTTGCCAACCTGAATATCTACAACTCGAGCGACTACAGCCTGATCGAGTTCAACCACAACAAACCGGCGCTGAAAGACGTGCGCGTGCGCCAGGCGCTGACCTATGCGCTGGACCGCAAAAAGCTGGTGGACGTGGTGTACCAGGGCTACGGTAGTGTGGCCACGCTGCCGCTGTCACCGGTGTCCTGGGCTTACGATACCAAGGGCGTGAACCCTTACAACTTCGACCCGGCCAAAGCTGCCTCACTGCTGGATCAGGCCGGCTGGAAGCTGGGTAGCGACGGTATTCGCGAAAAAGGCGGGCAGAAGCTGGTGGTCACCCTGCTGGCAACCAAGAGCCTGTTCAACGATGCGCTGATTCCCATTGCCAAGGAAAACTTCAAGCGGGTAGGGGTGGAGCTACGCCCCGAGGTGTCGGATTTCAACGCGCTGCTGGCCAAGCGCAAGGCTGGCAACTTTGATCTGGCTACCTTCCGCACCTCCGGCCTGAACGACCCGCACGACGGCGTGGCGCGTTTCCGTTCCACCGAAAACGAAGTGGGCTACAAGAACGCGCAGGTAGACAAGCTGATCAACGCCGGTAACGGCACGCTGGATATCGGCAAGCGCAAGGCCATTTACCACCAGCTGTACCAGGTGCTGGCCAACGATGCACCGCTGATCCTGCTGGCTAACCGCAAGCTGCTGTACGTCAATAGCAGCCGTATCGGCAACTACCAGCCCGATGTGTTCAACGGCATTTTCGGCAGCCTGCCCAAGCTGAAAATCCAGTACTGA
- a CDS encoding family 2A encapsulin nanocompartment shell protein: protein MAEHQDVKQALGDNAARQLANATKTVPQLSTISPRWLVHLLQWTPVEAGIFRLNRVKNAAGVRVACSQRDESELPQTFVDYEEQPRELFLNAVTTVLDVHTRVSDLYSSPHDQIKEQLRLTIETIKERQEAELINNPEYGLLANVDDSQRISTLTGAPTPDDFDELLTKVWKEPGFFLAHPLAIAAFGRECTRRGVPPPTVSLFGSQFITWRGVPIIPSDKLPIDENGKTKILLLRVGDKRQGVVGLYQPGLAGEQSPGLSVRFMGINRNAIASYLISLYCSLAVLTEDALAVLEDVEIGKYHDYPDTYK from the coding sequence ATGGCCGAACATCAGGATGTCAAACAGGCACTGGGCGACAACGCCGCCCGCCAGCTGGCGAATGCCACCAAGACCGTACCGCAGCTGTCTACCATCAGCCCGCGCTGGCTGGTACACCTGCTGCAGTGGACCCCGGTAGAGGCGGGTATCTTCCGCCTGAACCGCGTGAAAAACGCCGCCGGCGTACGTGTAGCGTGCTCGCAGCGCGACGAATCCGAGCTGCCACAGACCTTCGTGGACTACGAAGAACAGCCGCGTGAACTGTTCCTGAACGCGGTGACCACCGTGCTGGACGTACACACCCGCGTGTCCGACCTGTACAGCAGCCCGCACGACCAGATCAAGGAACAGCTGCGCCTGACCATCGAAACCATCAAGGAGCGCCAGGAAGCCGAGCTGATCAACAACCCGGAATACGGCCTGCTGGCCAATGTGGACGACAGCCAGCGCATCAGCACGCTGACCGGCGCACCGACCCCGGACGACTTTGACGAGCTGCTGACCAAGGTGTGGAAAGAGCCGGGCTTCTTCCTGGCCCACCCGCTGGCCATTGCCGCCTTCGGCCGCGAGTGCACCCGCCGTGGCGTACCGCCACCAACCGTTAGCCTGTTCGGCTCCCAGTTCATCACCTGGCGCGGCGTGCCCATCATCCCGTCCGACAAACTGCCGATCGACGAAAACGGCAAAACCAAGATCCTGCTACTGCGCGTAGGCGACAAGCGCCAGGGCGTGGTAGGCCTGTACCAGCCGGGCCTGGCCGGCGAACAGAGCCCGGGCCTGTCGGTACGCTTCATGGGCATCAACCGCAACGCCATCGCCTCCTACCTGATTTCGCTGTATTGCTCGCTGGCCGTGCTGACCGAAGATGCGCTGGCCGTGCTCGAAGACGTGGAGATTGGCAAGTACCATGACTATCCAGACACTTACAAGTAA
- a CDS encoding rhodanese-like domain-containing protein has translation MPHAISPQTFPLPINPDTLLASGRERAQRAELPYPGCLYPQEAWALVEAGVAALVDVRTVEERKFVGHVPGSLHVAWQTGTALIKNPRFLRELENKAGGKDRVIVLLCRSGKRSAAAAEAAAAAGFTQVFNVLEGFEGELDTQQRRGDLGGWRLRGLPWQQD, from the coding sequence ATGCCCCACGCTATCAGCCCACAGACCTTCCCCCTGCCTATCAACCCAGACACCTTGCTGGCCTCTGGCCGCGAGCGCGCCCAGCGTGCGGAGCTGCCCTACCCTGGCTGCCTGTACCCGCAAGAGGCGTGGGCACTGGTAGAGGCCGGCGTTGCCGCACTGGTAGACGTGCGCACAGTCGAGGAGCGCAAGTTTGTCGGCCACGTACCGGGCTCGCTGCACGTGGCCTGGCAAACCGGTACGGCGCTGATCAAGAACCCGCGCTTTCTGCGCGAGCTGGAAAACAAAGCCGGCGGCAAAGACCGCGTCATCGTGCTGCTGTGTCGTAGCGGCAAGCGTTCGGCGGCCGCTGCCGAAGCGGCTGCGGCAGCGGGTTTTACCCAGGTGTTCAACGTACTGGAAGGCTTCGAGGGCGAGCTGGATACACAGCAACGCCGTGGCGACCTGGGTGGCTGGCGGCTGCGTGGCCTGCCGTGGCAACAGGACTAA
- the epsC gene encoding serine O-acetyltransferase EpsC, translating into MNDRAKSWLSFGSHQQQNWDIEGVVRELRNARLDWRKTHGRTRELGGREFPSREALHDIVEALSGVLFPMRLGPPDLNESSEDFYVGHTLAQALDALVKQLQLELSYSARLQGLSDAKSEQNAVIIARGLAAELPRLRRILDADVHAAYVGDPAARSVDEVLLCYPGISAILYHRLAHYLYRAGATLVARIIAEIAHSDTGIDIHPGAQIGKGFFIDHGTGVVIGETAIIGERVRLYQAVTLGAKRFASDADGKLEKGQPRHPIVEDDVVIYAGATLLGRITIGQGATIGGNVWLTRDVLPGSHITQANSQNITGTPQATR; encoded by the coding sequence ATGAATGACCGAGCAAAAAGCTGGCTGTCGTTTGGCAGCCACCAGCAGCAAAACTGGGATATCGAAGGCGTGGTGCGCGAGCTGCGCAACGCCCGCCTGGACTGGCGCAAAACCCACGGCCGCACCCGCGAGCTGGGCGGGCGCGAGTTCCCCTCGCGCGAGGCTCTGCACGACATCGTGGAGGCGCTGTCCGGCGTGCTGTTCCCCATGCGCCTGGGGCCGCCGGACCTGAACGAAAGCAGCGAGGACTTCTATGTGGGCCACACGCTGGCCCAGGCACTGGACGCGCTGGTGAAACAGCTGCAGCTGGAGCTGAGCTATAGCGCCCGGCTGCAAGGGCTGAGCGATGCCAAAAGCGAACAGAACGCGGTGATCATCGCCCGCGGCCTGGCCGCCGAGCTGCCACGGCTGCGCCGCATTCTGGATGCCGACGTGCACGCTGCGTATGTAGGCGACCCGGCGGCGCGCAGCGTGGACGAAGTGCTGCTGTGCTACCCCGGCATCAGCGCCATCCTTTACCACCGCCTGGCGCACTACCTGTACCGCGCCGGTGCCACGCTGGTGGCACGCATCATCGCCGAGATCGCGCACTCCGACACCGGCATCGACATCCACCCCGGCGCCCAGATCGGCAAGGGCTTTTTCATCGACCACGGCACCGGTGTGGTGATAGGCGAAACCGCCATCATCGGCGAGCGGGTACGGCTGTACCAGGCCGTAACACTGGGCGCCAAGCGCTTTGCCAGCGACGCCGACGGCAAGCTGGAAAAAGGCCAGCCGCGCCACCCCATCGTGGAAGACGACGTGGTGATCTACGCCGGTGCCACCCTGCTGGGCCGCATCACCATCGGCCAGGGCGCCACCATCGGCGGCAACGTCTGGCTCACGCGCGACGTGCTGCCCGGCAGCCATATCACCCAGGCCAATAGCCAGAATATTACCGGGACGCCGCAGGCCACACGCTAA